A genomic region of Dermacentor andersoni chromosome 9, qqDerAnde1_hic_scaffold, whole genome shotgun sequence contains the following coding sequences:
- the NP15.6 gene encoding NADH dehydrogenase [ubiquinone] 1 beta subcomplex subunit 11, mitochondrial, whose translation MALLLRRNLLPRLAKLHKVTRLASASISTTPKNKEVPTATVPDTVGKPPVTAADFADTKPRYWISYGYSTEDYHEDSDAHHTIMFTGLSLVVCGAVIAFAYAPDFKNVDWIEREAHLELERREKLGLPLVDPNLIDPSRIVLPSDEELGDFEIVL comes from the exons ATGGCTCTCCTGTTGAGGCGAAACCTGCTGCCCCGGCTGGCCAAACTTCATAAAGTGACGCGTTTAGCGAGCGCTTCCATATCAACTACACCGAAGAATAAGGAAGTTCCAACGGCTACGGTGCCCGACACAGTCGGCAAACCGCCCGTGACCGCGGCCGACTTTGCGGACACCAAACCGCGG TACTGGATTAGTTATGGCTACAGTACCGAAGACTACCATGAAGACAGTGATGCCCATCACACAATTATGTTCACGGGCCTCTCGTTGGTCGTGTGTGGCGCCGTGATTGCGTTCGCGTACGCACCCGACTTCAA GAATGTGGACTGGATTGAGAGAGAAGCCCACCTCGAGTTGGAGAGGCGCGAGAAGTTGGGGCTGCCGCTTGTGGACCCAAACCTCATTGACCCCAGCCGAATCGTTCTGCCGTCAGATGAGGAGCTCGGAGACTTTGAGATCGTACTCTAA